TAGTTCCATTACAATGGAACAAGCGCGCCTAACCCTTCTGATGTCATTTGATTTCAGTCATAAAAGAGGAAACTAACCAGAGTGAAATGGCTGAAGACCTGTGCAAGATAGGGTCAGAAAGATCCCTCGTGCTGGATAGACTAGCAAGTAACGTCGCCAAACGTAAGAGCTCTATGCCTCAGAAATTTGTTGGTAAGAGTTAAACGTTTGCTGTCtcctaaaaaaaacaaagcaaaacaaaatccaaaaaacatCTCACAGGATTTTCACTCTTGTTTTATGATTTTACTTGTTTTACTAAATTAGCAGTATTTATCTCAATAGAAGCAGGTACAGGGAtgcattgggggaaaaaaaaagtgtttccccAGTATACATTTCTGTAAGTTTAATTTGCCACATCTAGGGATCTATTTTAAGTCTTCCTATCTTTTTCTACTGCTTCTGAGCCAGATCTTTAGGAGATCTGGTTAGGTTCTTGAGGTTGCCTTAAGAACTTCAAGATTGCGCTAGGAGTATAGGTTTCTTTTTGGGAAAGCATTTGACCACATGTTCAgggttatttttattaatttcttggATGAGATCCAGATCTGTGCATACTAGTATATGTGAAAGCATTTGTGAATAGCTGAGCATAGGCTGGATGATCCTCTTCATCCCTTCACAAAGACTGTATACTTTTCTAGGCCATAATGATCATGGAAATAAATATACATAGATCCGAGAATAAGACACACAAGAAAAGATCTTTGGGTATATATGATAAGCAGTGCAACATTGCAGTTGTAAAATAAGTTCATGGCCATTTGCATTTTGTCCTTTCTAATAGACATTTCCTTGTCTTAACAAGAGAAAATGGAGGCTATACATATCTTGTTCTGTTTGGTATGCCTTGTACCGAGTAAAGATTGGATCAGTTTTGTGATAGTCAGACCCATAGACAATATATTATCAGCTATGTAGAATTAGTCTTAAATGAATCAAAACATGGGAGGTTGGATGACAGCATAGACTTACTTATATCTAGCTGGATTTTTTTATAATTCTTTCTACATTCATTTATAATATGGTTCTATAGGAGATGAttggagaaaaataaagactaaaaataaaaacatacattaaGAAGGTCTTCAGTCAAAAGTCAGGGCAAAAAAGACCAGTTTATGGGACAAGAATTCCAGATATGCTTTCTTCAAGAAGGACATAAAGGTGAAaggaaaatcagtatttttaggATGTGGAAAGGGGAATCTCAGTTATGTCTGGAGGTGGAACAAAAAGTTTGAAACAAAAGTCAAAGATTGCCTTCAAGTCCAAACGCAACAATTGTAGGAGGTGGTCAAGGGTAAGAAATGCCAACACTTACAAAATGGGGGACAAAAGTTGTAGCAGAGGTAGCTTGCAAAAATGTATCAACTACATGAGGCAAATCAGATTCATTTAGACATCCTAGTAACTGACTGTGTTAGGCAAAAACaccaattctgtgaaaaatccAGGATGACCAGAGTGTTAAAATTTAAGAGATACTAGCAAGTATCCTATATGCGATGTAGCTGTGGGTGTGGACTAGCTTTTCTcatgctctttttctcttttcacacTGAGAAACAGTAGACAGCCAGTTTACAAGTCTTAGGAGGGCAGAGTTTCCTGTCGGTTAGTTATTCAGGGTGTGGTATAGGAAGACAGCATACTGACAGCAGATATTTATGGAAATTTGCTAATCTTCAAAAAGATGGACTTTTCTGACAAGCAAGTGCCCCCAAATCCTTTCCTTTCCAATCCTCACCTGCTGCTTCATGTTAATAGGTAAATTCCTGATGAACATAAGACTAGGGCTGCTGGCCAGCAGAGCTTTTGGCAAATGAGCCATATTCATTGCTCCTGTAGACCACCACATTGTCCCAATCCCCGTGCTGAATTCCAGGGAGAAGGGGCAAATGGCATCCTCCACGTAAGAGAAAGCTTGTCTGCTGCTCCACCATTACCTTTCAAAACTGTGATTGTTCACCAAATTAAGCCAATTATCTGTAAAATTCTTTGACAGCAAAAGTGCTCTTGAAGCCCTCTTATGTGGCAACCTGCTTTCCAAACTGGAATAGCTCCCAAGTCTGAAAGCAGAACTGGGCCTTTTAAATGAGAGGGTGAGACTGCAAGTGAGATTGACACATGTTTATCGTGTTAAAACAAATGgctgcaaagaaaacagaggggaaaaaaatcaaaaaagcccGCATGGACAGAAGTGCATTTGCAGTTCCTATTTAGGTACCTGCTGCAGAACCCTGAACAGTGCGAAGCTGGAAGTGCATCAAACCATTAGCAGTTTAATTTACTTATGCTCTAATAACCACAAAAATgagctattatttttaatgagtgcAAGTATTATCTGCATTTCCCAGATACAGAAATGATACCTGCCTACCTCAAGTTTGTGTGTGTTTCAGACAGTCCTGCCTAGAAACAAATTTTTCTTATGAGCGGTTGATTCTCTTTGTCCATCAACTAGTTATGCTACATAAAGCAAATACAACCTaagaaatagcttttaaaattatgCCTTCTGGATGCCCAAAATCTTGTGTATAACGAAGAGCAGTCCAACTTTTCAGTCATATACAGTGCACGTGGAATACAAATGATTTTGACCTTGTTTTCCCCTCATTGAGTCGAAGGAATACATTAATATTAAGAGAGTTTTTTCCAAATATCCAGGAGTCTTTCACAGGGCCTATTTTGAAACTTCAGCCTTCAACTCTGCCTGAAAACTATAGCATTAGAAAGggtacatctgaaaaaaaaaatgcaccgcACTAGTGGGGTGCTCAAATTGGCAGAATAATAGGGAAAGGAAACAAGAATAAGTAGTAGGTCATGCACTGTAGTAGCTAGAAGATGTCTCTGCTCTACATCCCTTGAGAAACTTATGCAATGTTAAGAGtgttatttatttctttctttgcttgtaGAGCATGCACAAACTAGTGTGCAAGCATGTTTTCTGGAAAATGTAGATAGCAGGACTTCGTGCACTTTAGCCCTGTCACTGCAAGATTTGATGCCAAAAGCTTTCTAGTCTGTGCTCTTGCTCTTCATTgactttgaatattttatttgggGAAAAACTGGGTGGGAAATTGTTGATAAATTAATTTTGCAGCACTTCTATTAAATTTTCCATGCTACTGTTAGCATTTCTTGTAAAAAATGACAAATTAAGATATATTTTATAGGGTCATTTATATGCTGtgaattttacagaaaaggaGGGGAGAATCTTCTCCTTTTTAAGGTCAATAAGCAAATGTCATGTTGTCTAGGAAACAGTGACAGCACTGCAGACCTTCTAGAGATGTTTGTGGCTTCCTCTGAATTTCCCAAAACCTGCAGAGCTAACCCATCCAGACTGTAAATAATGTGCTGTTCATAGTCCCTGGGAACATGTAGGAATTTTTCATCCTTTTGCATTTGTGTAGGTTTATTAGAAGACTGATAATAATGTTGATGGTTTATAAATACTGTTTGAGAAGACTATTCAGGATCATAAAATCAGcatctttgcttttaaatgctttttttcttctcactccCAACTCTTACTTTCTATGTTTTGCTTACTCTTACCTATCgagaaattttcagaaatactagTGATACTCAGCATTCAATACTGGGGTATACCGCCAGAAGTACCTTAGTGctatctgtttttttaaataatgcagagATCTCTTTATAAGGCATTGCAAATCAGATTTGAAATTGCAAGTAATCTTGCTCTATAAATGCCTTTTTACATGACTGAAAAAGTATCTTCCAACTACAAGTGCAGTTAAAATTTTTCCATGCCTCTTGGCTGCTCCTGTAGATTACACTTTTTGACACAAAATTTCTAGGAATGTGTGGAGCTTCTTATAATGTATCTAACATATggcttcttaaaagaaaaagggggggggtgcaatatgaaaaattaagttttttattagtttgatttttttccccaaaatgatTAATGCACACATTATTGATGTGGGTTATTTGTAAGAAGCTGAGTGTCTAAAACTAAAACATACATTTTGCAGTctaaaaatttaatattttatgaaaaaaattgctACCATGCTTCATGCTCCGAAGCATGAAGGCCAGGCTCCCTGTAACTGTGCTGGTCTTTGCTAGCCACAAAGGCATGCCGTAATGCAGGGTGGGAGATAGGTGAGGGAATTCAGTTAGGAAGGACAAGGCACTTAGCTTGTAACTCCCACAAGTTCCCACatgattatttcaaaaaaaaaaaaaaaaaatctcttttcaccCATATGCTTTGCCAAAAGcctcaaattatttttcaggttaaaaaaaacaccaaccaGTTTTCTGACCAGCTATATTAGGGAACTGTGAATACCACAGGTGAACCTGAAATGCAGATTTGATCAACTCTttcaagctctttttttcttgttgttttgttAATCCATGATATTCAGTTCCTTAATTATGCAGCAATCAACCATCTAATTCCTGACTGTTTTTCAATGCAGGTGAGAAATGTCTGTCTGATCTTCCATATGATGCCACCACCAACTAcgagaaagagaatgaaataatGCAGACCCACGTTATAGACCAGGCCATTAATAATGCCATCAGTTACCTGGGGGCAGAGTCTCTGCGTCCCCTTGTCCAGACCCCACCAGGTGGTTCGGAAGTGGTGCCCGTCATCAGCTCTATGTATCAGCTCCACAAACCTCTCGGGGACAATCAGACTCGCTCCAACCATACAGCTCAGGACAGTGCGGTGGAAAACTTGTTGCTGCTTTCCAAAGCCAAATCTGTCTCCTCTGAACGGGATGCCTCTCCCAGCAACAGCTGCCAAGACTCAACAGATACAGAGAGCAATAATGAGGAACGCAGTGGTTTAATTTACCTGACAAATCACATAGGTCCCCATGCCAGAAACGGCTTAtctataaaagaagaaaacaggcaATATGATGTCTTGAGGGCAGGTACTGACAATTCCCAGGATGCTTTCAAAGTGATCAGCAGCAACGGGGAACAAGTGAAAGTTTACAAGTGCGAACACTGTCGAGTCCTTTTCTTGGACCACGTGATGTATACGATCCATATGGGCTGCCACGGGT
This Dromaius novaehollandiae isolate bDroNov1 chromosome 2, bDroNov1.hap1, whole genome shotgun sequence DNA region includes the following protein-coding sequences:
- the IKZF1 gene encoding DNA-binding protein Ikaros isoform X5, which gives rise to METDEAQDMSQVSGKESPPISDVPDDADEPMPVPEDLSTSTGGQQNSKNERVLGERPFQCNQCGASFTQKGNLLRHIKLHSGEKPFKCHLCNYACRRRDALTGHLRTHSVGKPHKCGYCGRSYKQRSSLEEHKERCHNYLQTMSISSSLYSVIKEETNQSEMAEDLCKIGSERSLVLDRLASNVAKREKCLSDLPYDATTNYEKENEIMQTHVIDQAINNAISYLGAESLRPLVQTPPGGSEVVPVISSMYQLHKPLGDNQTRSNHTAQDSAVENLLLLSKAKSVSSERDASPSNSCQDSTDTESNNEERSGLIYLTNHIGPHARNGLSIKEENRQYDVLRAGTDNSQDAFKVISSNGEQVKVYKCEHCRVLFLDHVMYTIHMGCHGFRDPFECNMCGYHSQDRYEFSSHITRGEHRFHMS
- the IKZF1 gene encoding DNA-binding protein Ikaros isoform X4, which gives rise to METDEAQDMSQVSGKESPPISDVPDDADEPMPVPEDLSTSTGGQQNSKNERVLGERPFQCNQCGASFTQKGNLLRHIKLHSGEKPFKCHLCNYACRRRDALTGHLRTHSVGKPHKCGYCGRSYKQRSSLEEHKERCHNYLQTMSISSSLYSVIKEETNQSEMAEDLCKIGSERSLVLDRLASNVAKRKSSMPQKFVGEKCLSDLPYDATTNYEKENEIMQTHVIDQAINNAISYLGAESLRPLVQTPPGGSEVVPVISSMYQLHKPLGDNQTRSNHTAQDSAVENLLLLSKAKSVSSERDASPSNSCQDSTDTESNNEERSGLIYLTNHIGPHARNGLSIKEENRQYDVLRAGTDNSQDAFKVISSNGEQVKVYKCEHCRVLFLDHVMYTIHMGCHGFRDPFECNMCGYHSQDRYEFSSHITRGEHRFHMS